The nucleotide sequence TTGTAGCTGGAGATACTGTTTTACTGAACGGTACTATATACACGGCTAGAGATGCTGCACATAAGAGACTTGTAGAGCTCATCGAAGCAGGTAAGGAACTTCCGTTTGATCTAGAAGGTTCTGTGATCTATTTTGTTGGTCCAACACCTCCTAAGCCAGGTGACCCGATCGGTAGTGCAGGTCCAACGACTTCTTATAGAATGGACTCTTATTCTCCAACGATGTTAAAGCATGGTTCAAAGGGAATGATCGGAAAAGGTAAAAGAAACCAGGAAGTAAAAGATGCGTGTGTTGCATATGATGGTATCTATTTTGGTGCTACAGGTGGAGCAGGTGCTTTACTTGGTAAACAGATCCGTTCAGCAGAAGTCATCGCGTATCCGGAACTTGGCCCGGAAGCTGTAAGAAAGATCACAGTCGAAGATTTTCCTGTCACTGTTGTCAATGATACCAAAGGTAATGATATCTATCAGATGGGCCGTGCACAGTACGAGGTTAAGGATTAAAATCCAATGCATTTGAAGGGCTAAACCTCGAATCGTATAGCTTAAAAAAGATTTCAATTGGGTAACACTGTATTTAACTATATCCAGTGTCACCTACTTCCTACCACATCACTATTCACATTTTTTAGCTTCGCAATATTTCATTAACCGAAACATAGTACCATAGTCAATAATGATGATGGGAAAGGATCACCTATGGATTATAGAATAGAAAAGGACACGATGGGGGAGATGCAGGTCCCTGCTGACAAATACTGGGGTGCACAAACACAACGATCCGTGCATAATTTTGAGATAGGCAATGAAAAAATGCCTCTTGAAGTCGTTTATGGTTTTGCCAATCTAAAAAAAGCCTGTGCACTGGTCAATCACTCTTTAGGTCGCCTCGATGATGAAAAAACAACGGCGATATCCAAGGCATGTGATAGGGTTCTCTCGGGTGAACTGGATGACAATTTCCCCCTTGTCGTATGGCAGACAGGATCAGGTACACAGTCGAACATGAATATGAATGAAGTCGTTGCGAATAAAGCAACAGAGATCCTGGGTGGAGATTTTACACAAGAAAATCTGGTGCATCCCAACGATGATGTAAATAAAGGTCAGAGTTCAAATGACACGTATCCTACTGCGATGCGTATCGCTGAAGTTGTAGCGGTCACAGATAAGCTTCTTCCCGCACTCAGCCAATTGAAAAACACACTGGATGAAAAAGCAAAAATGTTTTCTGACATTGTGAAGATAGGTCGTACACATCTTCAAGATGCAACTCCACTGACACTGGGACAAGAACTTTCCGGGTATGTTGCTATGCTAGAGACAAATCTTAAGCAGATCAATGATGCACTTCTCTACTGTAAAGAACTGGCGATCGGCGGTACGGCTGTAGGTACGGGTCTGAATTCTCATCCTGAGTTTTCACAAAGAGTAGTGGTGCAACTGAACCAGTTTATGGCAAAAAATTATGGATTTGTTTCGCAGGCCAATAAGTTTCATGCACTTACGGGACATGATGCTGAAGTTGTATTGAGTGGAGCACTTAAGGCACTTGCTGCAAATCTTATGAAAATCGCCAATGATATACGATGGTTGGCATCAGGTCCAAGATGTGGTTTAGGAGAGATCGAGATTCCTGCAAATGAACCGGGTTCTTCTATCATGCCGGGTAAGGTCAATCCGACACAGGCAGAAGCGATGACCATGGTGGCGGTACAGGTGATGGGTAATGATACAGCAGTGGGGATCGCCGCATCCCAAGGGAATTTTGAACTCAATGTCTTCAAACCGGTGATCGCGTATAATGTCCTGCAATCCATTCGGCTTCTCTCTGATACCTTAAGAAGTTTTGATCTGAACTGTGCAGTAGGGATCGAGCCGATCAGAGCCAATATTGACAAATTCTTAAATGATTCACTCATGTTAGTGACTGCATTGAATCCTCATATCGGGTATGAAAATGCAGCAAAAATCGCGAAGCAGGCGCATGCAAACGGTACGACACTGAAAGAAGAAGCTGTAGCACTTGGCCTGATGTCTGCAGAAGAGTTTGATAAAAATGTGAAACCCGAAGAGATGGTTTCCCCCAAAGCTTAATGTTTTACCTCCCTTTTGTTACCAAAAGGGACAATATGATGGCTACACTATAAAATCTGAGAGAATCTCTCTAACTTAAATGTGTAAATACATAACAGTTTTCTAAAATCACTATCTTTTATAGACAAATTAATCAATTCTTATTCTCTTTCATCGTATAGTATTCCAATTTTATTAAAAGGAGTACACGTGAATATTCATGAGTATCAAGCGAAACAAATATTCCAAAAGTATGGTGTTCCAACACCTAGAGGTATTATTGCAAATACACCTGATCAAGCTGTAGCAAATGCACAAGAACTGGGTGGTAATATTTGGGTAGTAAAGGCACAGATCCACGCTGGTGGTAGAGGACTGGGCGGTGGTGTCAAACTTGCTAGGTCTGAGGAGGAAGTAAGAGAACTTGCCAAAGAGATCCTGGGTATGACTCTGGTCACACACCAAACTGGACCAGAAGGTAAATTGGTTCAAAAAGTATATATCGAAGAGGGTGCAGCGATTGCCGATGAGCTTTATCTTTCTGTTGTACTTGACAGAGCCGCTGAAATGCCAATTATCATGGCTTCAACTGAAGGTGGTATGGATATTGAAACGGTAGCACATGATACTCCTGAAAAGATCATAAAAATCAAAGTAGATCCTGCGATCGGGTTCCAACCTTACCATGGTAGAGAACTTGTATTCGGTCTTGGTATCACAGATAAAGATGAACAAAAGAAGATGATGGATTTCGCTTCTAAACTGTATAAGCTTTATATGGAAAATGATGCCGAGATGATCGAGATCAATCCGTTGATCAAAACAGAGTCTGGTGACTTCCTGGCACTCGATGGAAAAATGGGATTCGATGACTCTGCTCTTGGACGCCACCCGGATATCGAAGATATGAGAGATATCTCAGAAGAAGACCCTGATGAGAGGGAAGCGAGCCAATATGGTCTTTCTTATATCGCACTTGATGGTGAGATCGGTTGTATGGTAAACGGTGCAGGTCTTGCAATGGGTACTATGGATACGATCAACTATATGGGTGGAACACCTGCAAACTTCCTTGATGTGGGTGGTTCGGCAAATGCTGAAACAGTTGCAAAAGGATTTGAGATCATTCTTAAAAATCCAAACGTGAAAGCGATCTTTGTAAATATCTTCGGTGGTATCGTAAGATGTGACAGAATTGCAAACGGTATTCTTGAAGCAACAAAACTTGTAGATGTACATGTACCTGTTATAGTGCGTCTTGATGGAACGAATGCAGCGGAAGCAGCAGAGATTCTTAAAAATGCAAATATTCCAAACGTTATTGCAGCAACAGATCTAGCAGATGGTGCAGCAAAAGCAGTAGCAGCGGCAAAGGGAGAGTAATAGATGTCAATTTTAGTAAATAAAGATACAAAAGTAATCGTTCAAGGTTTTACAGGTAAAGAGGGTTCTTTCCATGCTGAACAGTGTATAGACTATGGTACAAATATCGTAGGTGGTGTGACACCGAACAAAGGTGGACAAACACATCTTGGAAAGCCTGTATTTAATACAGTGAGAGATGCAGTAGAGACTACTGGGGCAACTGTTTCTATGATATTCGTTCCACCGGCATTTGTAGCAGATGCGGTCATGGAAGCAGCGGATGCGGGTATCGAACTTGCAGTCATCATTACAGAAGGTGCACCGGTTAGAGATATGCAAATGGCTAAAGCGCATGCCGTTAAGAACAATATGAAGACGATCGGGCCAAACTGTCCTGGTATCATTACAGCAGAAGAGTGTAAGATAGGGATCATGCCTGGTATGATCTTCAAAAAAGGGAATATCGGACTTATCTCTAAATCTGGTACATTGACGTATGAAGGCGCAAACCAGGTATGTAATGAAGGTTTTGGTATTTCAACAGCTGTTGGTATCGGTGGAGACCCGATCATTGGTCTTAGCTACAAGCACCTTCTTAAAGAATTCCAGGATGATCCTGAAACTGAAGCGATCGTTATGATCGGTGAAATTGGTGGAGATCTTGAGATCCAGGCAGCAGCATATATCAAAGAGAACATCACTAAACCAGTGGTTGCTTTCATCGCAGGTCAAACTGCACCGGCAGGTAAAAGAATGGGGCACGCAGGTGCAATTATCTCTGGTTCTGCAGGTACAGCAAAAGAGAAAATGGATGCACTTCAGGCAGCAGGCGTGAAAGTGGTTGTTTCTCCTGCTGAGATCGGTAAAGCTGTGAAAGAAGTTCTTTCTTAATTCATACGCTTTTAGTGGGCATACGTGCCCACACCTCTATCATCTATTTCTTTTCTACACTCATTTTTATCCCCCTTGTAATAATGTAATATTATATTTTTAATTTAGTTTTTTTGACTATAATACTACTAAATTTAATCGTCAGGAGTTATTTATGCAGCAATCATTTGAGGTCTTTAATGTCAAATGTGGCGGGTGTGCAGCTACACTCAAGAGTAAACTTGCCAAAGAATTTGGAGAGATAGAAGTCGATTTAAACGTACTTCCTCGAAAAATAACTTTAGATATAGACAACAAGGATATCGATAAATTATCCAAAGCATTGAAAGCACTCGGTTATCCTTTGGCTTCAGAAGAGATGGGTTTCATGGACAGTACTTCAGCAAAAGCAAAAAGTTTTGTTTCTTGTGCCATAGGTAAAATGAACAGTTGATCTGGAGAAATAATTTCTGTAATTTCCCTGCTTCTATAGAGTATATCAATTCTTATATTAATCATAACTCTTAACAATCACCTTTTTATATGGTATAATTGCATTAAGGTGAATAGGTAGTTGCTGGTGGCTTTATGCCACGAGAGGAAAGTCCGGGCTGCAAGTGAGACAGGACTCCATCTAACGGATGGCCAGAGTGATCTGAGGGCAAGTGCAACAGAAAGTAGGTAGCCACTTCGGTGGTGATAGTGAAAGGGTGGGGTAAGAGCCCACCAGTGCCTGTGGTAAC is from Sulfurovum sp. TSL1 and encodes:
- the fumC gene encoding class II fumarate hydratase encodes the protein MDYRIEKDTMGEMQVPADKYWGAQTQRSVHNFEIGNEKMPLEVVYGFANLKKACALVNHSLGRLDDEKTTAISKACDRVLSGELDDNFPLVVWQTGSGTQSNMNMNEVVANKATEILGGDFTQENLVHPNDDVNKGQSSNDTYPTAMRIAEVVAVTDKLLPALSQLKNTLDEKAKMFSDIVKIGRTHLQDATPLTLGQELSGYVAMLETNLKQINDALLYCKELAIGGTAVGTGLNSHPEFSQRVVVQLNQFMAKNYGFVSQANKFHALTGHDAEVVLSGALKALAANLMKIANDIRWLASGPRCGLGEIEIPANEPGSSIMPGKVNPTQAEAMTMVAVQVMGNDTAVGIAASQGNFELNVFKPVIAYNVLQSIRLLSDTLRSFDLNCAVGIEPIRANIDKFLNDSLMLVTALNPHIGYENAAKIAKQAHANGTTLKEEAVALGLMSAEEFDKNVKPEEMVSPKA
- the sucC gene encoding ADP-forming succinate--CoA ligase subunit beta; the encoded protein is MNIHEYQAKQIFQKYGVPTPRGIIANTPDQAVANAQELGGNIWVVKAQIHAGGRGLGGGVKLARSEEEVRELAKEILGMTLVTHQTGPEGKLVQKVYIEEGAAIADELYLSVVLDRAAEMPIIMASTEGGMDIETVAHDTPEKIIKIKVDPAIGFQPYHGRELVFGLGITDKDEQKKMMDFASKLYKLYMENDAEMIEINPLIKTESGDFLALDGKMGFDDSALGRHPDIEDMRDISEEDPDEREASQYGLSYIALDGEIGCMVNGAGLAMGTMDTINYMGGTPANFLDVGGSANAETVAKGFEIILKNPNVKAIFVNIFGGIVRCDRIANGILEATKLVDVHVPVIVRLDGTNAAEAAEILKNANIPNVIAATDLADGAAKAVAAAKGE
- the sucD gene encoding succinate--CoA ligase subunit alpha, producing the protein MSILVNKDTKVIVQGFTGKEGSFHAEQCIDYGTNIVGGVTPNKGGQTHLGKPVFNTVRDAVETTGATVSMIFVPPAFVADAVMEAADAGIELAVIITEGAPVRDMQMAKAHAVKNNMKTIGPNCPGIITAEECKIGIMPGMIFKKGNIGLISKSGTLTYEGANQVCNEGFGISTAVGIGGDPIIGLSYKHLLKEFQDDPETEAIVMIGEIGGDLEIQAAAYIKENITKPVVAFIAGQTAPAGKRMGHAGAIISGSAGTAKEKMDALQAAGVKVVVSPAEIGKAVKEVLS
- a CDS encoding Fe-S-containing hydro-lyase, encoding MATYTLTTPLTSEDTKKLVAGDTVLLNGTIYTARDAAHKRLVELIEAGKELPFDLEGSVIYFVGPTPPKPGDPIGSAGPTTSYRMDSYSPTMLKHGSKGMIGKGKRNQEVKDACVAYDGIYFGATGGAGALLGKQIRSAEVIAYPELGPEAVRKITVEDFPVTVVNDTKGNDIYQMGRAQYEVKD
- a CDS encoding heavy-metal-associated domain-containing protein is translated as MQQSFEVFNVKCGGCAATLKSKLAKEFGEIEVDLNVLPRKITLDIDNKDIDKLSKALKALGYPLASEEMGFMDSTSAKAKSFVSCAIGKMNS